One Glycine max cultivar Williams 82 chromosome 3, Glycine_max_v4.0, whole genome shotgun sequence DNA window includes the following coding sequences:
- the LOC100783297 gene encoding trafficking protein particle complex subunit 6B, translated as MVREVSESCIDSLLTEMVACYCNRFYANKPELAARRIEAIGYQVGHQLSERYTMDRPRFTDHLEAIKFICKDFWSELFKKQIDNLKTNHRGTFVLQDNKFRWLARMSIDPSTENVSPVEDITSPTAESKAAQAMSMHLYFPCGIIRGALSNLGIPCAVSADISNLPACSFVVRIKA; from the exons atggttCGGGAAGTATCAGAGAGTTGCATTGATAGCTTATTGACGGAGATGGTGGCGTGCTATTGCAACCGATTCTACGCAAACAAGCCTGAACTCGCCGCACGCCGGATCGAGGCCATTGGATATCAGGTCGGTCACCAGCTCTCTGAAAG GTATACCATGGATCGGCCTCGGTTCACGGATCATCTGGAGGCCATCAAGTTCATCTGCAAGGATTTCTGGTCTGAGCTCTTTAAGAAGCAGATTGACAACTTGAAGACAAACCATAGG GGTACATTTGTATTGCAAGATAATAAATTTCGCTGGCTTGCACGGATGTCAATTGATCCATccactgaaaatgttagtccaGTTGAAGATATTACTTCACCTACAGCTGAAAGCAAGGCAGCACAAGCAATGAGCATGCATCTTTACTTCCCATGTGGGATCATTAGAGGAGCTCTTTCCAACTTGGGAATTCCTTGTGCAGTTTCTGCGGATATATCAAACCTTCCTGCAT GTTCATTTGTGGTCCGTATAAAAGCTTGA
- the LOC100784363 gene encoding Acyl carrier protein 1, chloroplastic-like produces the protein MATNAFTGTSLSMRSVIPQTQAFASISGPTSASISSFGRKNVSFSLQPRLIRLKISCAAAKPETVEKVCKIVKKQLAMPETDVVTGESKFATLGADSLDTVEIVMALEEAFGIAIEEDSAQSIATVQDAADLIEEIVQKKSS, from the exons ATGGCCACCAATGCATTCACTGGCACATCTCTCTCCATGCGATCTGTCATTCCTCAAACACAG GCATTTGCCTCAATTTCTGGCCCGACATCTGCTTCAATTTCCAGCTTTGGGAGAAAGAATGTTTCTTTTAGCTTGCAGCCACGCTTAATTCGCCTTAAAATTTCCTGTGCT GCCGCTAAACCAGAGACAGTAGAGAAGGTGTGCAAAATAGTAAAGAAGCAGCTGGCTATGCCTGAAACTGATGTGGTGACTGGGGAGTCAAAATTTGCAACTCTTGGTGCTGATTCCCTTGACACG GTTGAGATCGTGATGGCACTTGAGGAAGCATTTGGTATTGCCATTGAAGAGGACAGTGCACAGAGCATCGCTACGGTTCAGGATGCTGCAGATCTTATTGAAGAAATCGTTCAGAAGAAGAGTTCTTAG
- the LOC100788604 gene encoding bifunctional 3-dehydroquinate dehydratase/shikimate dehydrogenase, chloroplastic isoform X4, which produces MIVGLWCLRRCSQMTKNDLKIFFWTVSVNQMGSNQVWKHSVMVCAAITTHQYVSAEQIVNGMHQAKAEGADIVELRLDCITNFHSHHDLKIILQNKPLPVLIVNRPKWEGGLYEGDENKRLEALQLAVELSADFIDVELKAASCLPTLVEHMRNHNSHGKIIVSCYVDGTTPPHEVLLQLVELMQATGADIIKLVTLAADITEIKRIFSLFLYCQVPLIAYSVGERGLISQLLSPKFGGFFVYGSLAGNPIPGLPSLDSIQEAYKLEHVNADTKVFGLISKPVSHSRGPILHNPSFKDVNYNGIYVPMFVDDLKKFFSTYPSPDFSGFSVGIPYKEEVLRFCDEVHPLAQSIGAVNTIIRRPRDGKLVGYNTDCEAAITAIEDALIEHGCNDGEASLGSPLAGRLFVLVGAGGAGKALAFGAKSRGARLVIFDIDFDRAKSLACAVFGEAQPFKELVNFQPEKGAILANATPVGMHPNTDRIPVAEVLHPLFKLLWKTTG; this is translated from the exons ATGATTGTTGGGTTATGGTGTTTGAGGAGGTGCTCACAAATGACGAAAAATGATCTAAAAATTTT TTTTTGGACTGTTTCTGTGAATCAAATGGGTAGTAACCAGGTGTGGAAACATTCTGTTATGGTTTGTGCTGCAATCACAACACACCAATATGTATCTGCTGAGCAGATTGTGAATGGCATGCATCAGGCAAAGGCAGAAGGAGCTGATATAGTGGAGCTTAGGCTTGACTGCATCACCAATTTCCACTCTCACCATGACCTCAAAATCATTCTCCAAAATAAGCCACTACCCGTGCTTATTGTTAACCG ACCAAAATGGGAAGGTGGTTTGTACGAGGGCGATGAGAACAAGCGGTTGGAAGCATTACAGCTTGCTGTGGAATTGAGTGCTGATTTCATAGACGTTGAGCTGAAG GCAGCTTCTTGTCTTCCAACCTTGGTGGAACATATGAGAAATCATAATAGTCATGGCAAAATCATTGTTTCCTGCTATGTGGATGGCACCACCCCTCCGCATGAAGTACTACTTCAACTTGTTGAACTAATGCAAGCTACTGGAGCAGATATCATCAAACTTGTCACACTTGCAGCTGATATAACcgaaattaaaagaatttttagcTTGTTTCTCTATTGCCAG GTACCGTTGATTGCTTATTCTGTTGGAGAAAGAGGATTAATAAGCCAGCTTCTGAGTCCAAAATTTGGCGGGTTCTTTGTCTATGGATCATTGGCAGGAAATCCAATCCCTGGTTTGCCTTCTCTTGACAGTATCCAAGAAGCCTATAAATTGGAACATGTAAATGCAGATACTAAAGTTTTTGGGCTCATCTCAAAACCAGTTAGCCACAGCAGAGGCCCTATATTGCATAATCCTTCCTTCAAAGATGTAAACTATAATGGAATCTATGTCCCCATGTTTGTTGATGATCTTAAAAAGTTCTTTAGTACCTATCCAAGCCCTGATTTTAGTGGTTTTAG TGTTGGGATTCCATATAAGGAAGAAGTGCTAAGGTTTTGCGATGAAGTCCATCCACTTGCTCAG TCTATAGGAGCAGTTAATACTATAATAAGGAGACCAAGAGATGGAAAACTTGTTGGTTATAATACAGATTGTGAGGCTGCAATTACTGCAATTGAGGATGCACTCATTG AGCATGGTTGCAATGATGGTGAAGCATCTTTAGGTTCACCCCTTGCTGGACGATTGTTTGTGCTAGTTGGTGCGGGAGGTGCAGGGAAAGCACTGGCATTTGGTGCTAAAAGCAGAGGAGCTCGTCTAGTCATCTTTGACATTGATTTTG ATAGAGCAAAATCTCTTGCTTGTGCTGTATTTGGTGAAGCTCAGCCTTTCAAAGAGTTGGTCAACTTTCAGCCAGAGAAAGGGGCAATTCTTGCGAATGCAACACCTGTAGGAATGCATCCCAATACAGACAGAATTCCTGTGGCAGAGGTTCTACACCCTTTATTCAA GCTACTTTGGAAGACTACCGGTTAG
- the LOC100788604 gene encoding bifunctional 3-dehydroquinate dehydratase/shikimate dehydrogenase, chloroplastic isoform X2 produces MGSNQVWKHSVMVCAAITTHQYVSAEQIVNGMHQAKAEGADIVELRLDCITNFHSHHDLKIILQNKPLPVLIVNRPKWEGGLYEGDENKRLEALQLAVELSADFIDVELKAASCLPTLVEHMRNHNSHGKIIVSCYVDGTTPPHEVLLQLVELMQATGADIIKLVTLAADITEIKRIFSLFLYCQVPLIAYSVGERGLISQLLSPKFGGFFVYGSLAGNPIPGLPSLDSIQEAYKLEHVNADTKVFGLISKPVSHSRGPILHNPSFKDVNYNGIYVPMFVDDLKKFFSTYPSPDFSGFSVGIPYKEEVLRFCDEVHPLAQSIGAVNTIIRRPRDGKLVGYNTDCEAAITAIEDALIEHGCNDGEASLGSPLAGRLFVLVGAGGAGKALAFGAKSRGARLVIFDIDFDRAKSLACAVFGEAQPFKELVNFQPEKGAILANATPVGMHPNTDRIPVAEATLEDYRLVFDAVYTPRRTRLLNEADAAGAITVAGVEMFLRQAIGQFNLFTGLEAPEEFMREIVLSKF; encoded by the exons ATGGGTAGTAACCAGGTGTGGAAACATTCTGTTATGGTTTGTGCTGCAATCACAACACACCAATATGTATCTGCTGAGCAGATTGTGAATGGCATGCATCAGGCAAAGGCAGAAGGAGCTGATATAGTGGAGCTTAGGCTTGACTGCATCACCAATTTCCACTCTCACCATGACCTCAAAATCATTCTCCAAAATAAGCCACTACCCGTGCTTATTGTTAACCG ACCAAAATGGGAAGGTGGTTTGTACGAGGGCGATGAGAACAAGCGGTTGGAAGCATTACAGCTTGCTGTGGAATTGAGTGCTGATTTCATAGACGTTGAGCTGAAG GCAGCTTCTTGTCTTCCAACCTTGGTGGAACATATGAGAAATCATAATAGTCATGGCAAAATCATTGTTTCCTGCTATGTGGATGGCACCACCCCTCCGCATGAAGTACTACTTCAACTTGTTGAACTAATGCAAGCTACTGGAGCAGATATCATCAAACTTGTCACACTTGCAGCTGATATAACcgaaattaaaagaatttttagcTTGTTTCTCTATTGCCAG GTACCGTTGATTGCTTATTCTGTTGGAGAAAGAGGATTAATAAGCCAGCTTCTGAGTCCAAAATTTGGCGGGTTCTTTGTCTATGGATCATTGGCAGGAAATCCAATCCCTGGTTTGCCTTCTCTTGACAGTATCCAAGAAGCCTATAAATTGGAACATGTAAATGCAGATACTAAAGTTTTTGGGCTCATCTCAAAACCAGTTAGCCACAGCAGAGGCCCTATATTGCATAATCCTTCCTTCAAAGATGTAAACTATAATGGAATCTATGTCCCCATGTTTGTTGATGATCTTAAAAAGTTCTTTAGTACCTATCCAAGCCCTGATTTTAGTGGTTTTAG TGTTGGGATTCCATATAAGGAAGAAGTGCTAAGGTTTTGCGATGAAGTCCATCCACTTGCTCAG TCTATAGGAGCAGTTAATACTATAATAAGGAGACCAAGAGATGGAAAACTTGTTGGTTATAATACAGATTGTGAGGCTGCAATTACTGCAATTGAGGATGCACTCATTG AGCATGGTTGCAATGATGGTGAAGCATCTTTAGGTTCACCCCTTGCTGGACGATTGTTTGTGCTAGTTGGTGCGGGAGGTGCAGGGAAAGCACTGGCATTTGGTGCTAAAAGCAGAGGAGCTCGTCTAGTCATCTTTGACATTGATTTTG ATAGAGCAAAATCTCTTGCTTGTGCTGTATTTGGTGAAGCTCAGCCTTTCAAAGAGTTGGTCAACTTTCAGCCAGAGAAAGGGGCAATTCTTGCGAATGCAACACCTGTAGGAATGCATCCCAATACAGACAGAATTCCTGTGGCAGAG GCTACTTTGGAAGACTACCGGTTAGTCTTTGATGCTGTGTATACTCCAAGAAGAACCAGATTGTTGAACGAAGCGGATGCTGCAGGAGCAATAACTGTGGCTGGGGTAGAAATGTTCCTAAGGCAGGCCATTGGTCAGTTCAATCTTTTCACTGGCCTAGAAG CACCTGAAGAATTTATGCGGGAAATTGTTTTATCCAAATTTTGA
- the LOC100788604 gene encoding bifunctional 3-dehydroquinate dehydratase/shikimate dehydrogenase, chloroplastic isoform X3, which translates to MIVGLWCLRRCSQMTKNDLKIFFWTVSVNQMGSNQVWKHSVMVCAAITTHQYVSAEQIVNGMHQAKAEGADIVELRLDCITNFHSHHDLKIILQNKPLPVLIVNRPKWEGGLYEGDENKRLEALQLAVELSADFIDVELKAASCLPTLVEHMRNHNSHGKIIVSCYVDGTTPPHEVLLQLVELMQATGADIIKLVTLAADITEIKRIFSLFLYCQVPLIAYSVGERGLISQLLSPKFGGFFVYGSLAGNPIPGLPSLDSIQEAYKLEHVNADTKVFGLISKPVSHSRGPILHNPSFKDVNYNGIYVPMFVDDLKKFFSTYPSPDFSGFSVGIPYKEEVLRFCDEVHPLAQSIGAVNTIIRRPRDGKLVGYNTDCEAAITAIEDALIDRAKSLACAVFGEAQPFKELVNFQPEKGAILANATPVGMHPNTDRIPVAEATLEDYRLVFDAVYTPRRTRLLNEADAAGAITVAGVEMFLRQAIGQFNLFTGLEAPEEFMREIVLSKF; encoded by the exons ATGATTGTTGGGTTATGGTGTTTGAGGAGGTGCTCACAAATGACGAAAAATGATCTAAAAATTTT TTTTTGGACTGTTTCTGTGAATCAAATGGGTAGTAACCAGGTGTGGAAACATTCTGTTATGGTTTGTGCTGCAATCACAACACACCAATATGTATCTGCTGAGCAGATTGTGAATGGCATGCATCAGGCAAAGGCAGAAGGAGCTGATATAGTGGAGCTTAGGCTTGACTGCATCACCAATTTCCACTCTCACCATGACCTCAAAATCATTCTCCAAAATAAGCCACTACCCGTGCTTATTGTTAACCG ACCAAAATGGGAAGGTGGTTTGTACGAGGGCGATGAGAACAAGCGGTTGGAAGCATTACAGCTTGCTGTGGAATTGAGTGCTGATTTCATAGACGTTGAGCTGAAG GCAGCTTCTTGTCTTCCAACCTTGGTGGAACATATGAGAAATCATAATAGTCATGGCAAAATCATTGTTTCCTGCTATGTGGATGGCACCACCCCTCCGCATGAAGTACTACTTCAACTTGTTGAACTAATGCAAGCTACTGGAGCAGATATCATCAAACTTGTCACACTTGCAGCTGATATAACcgaaattaaaagaatttttagcTTGTTTCTCTATTGCCAG GTACCGTTGATTGCTTATTCTGTTGGAGAAAGAGGATTAATAAGCCAGCTTCTGAGTCCAAAATTTGGCGGGTTCTTTGTCTATGGATCATTGGCAGGAAATCCAATCCCTGGTTTGCCTTCTCTTGACAGTATCCAAGAAGCCTATAAATTGGAACATGTAAATGCAGATACTAAAGTTTTTGGGCTCATCTCAAAACCAGTTAGCCACAGCAGAGGCCCTATATTGCATAATCCTTCCTTCAAAGATGTAAACTATAATGGAATCTATGTCCCCATGTTTGTTGATGATCTTAAAAAGTTCTTTAGTACCTATCCAAGCCCTGATTTTAGTGGTTTTAG TGTTGGGATTCCATATAAGGAAGAAGTGCTAAGGTTTTGCGATGAAGTCCATCCACTTGCTCAG TCTATAGGAGCAGTTAATACTATAATAAGGAGACCAAGAGATGGAAAACTTGTTGGTTATAATACAGATTGTGAGGCTGCAATTACTGCAATTGAGGATGCACTCATTG ATAGAGCAAAATCTCTTGCTTGTGCTGTATTTGGTGAAGCTCAGCCTTTCAAAGAGTTGGTCAACTTTCAGCCAGAGAAAGGGGCAATTCTTGCGAATGCAACACCTGTAGGAATGCATCCCAATACAGACAGAATTCCTGTGGCAGAG GCTACTTTGGAAGACTACCGGTTAGTCTTTGATGCTGTGTATACTCCAAGAAGAACCAGATTGTTGAACGAAGCGGATGCTGCAGGAGCAATAACTGTGGCTGGGGTAGAAATGTTCCTAAGGCAGGCCATTGGTCAGTTCAATCTTTTCACTGGCCTAGAAG CACCTGAAGAATTTATGCGGGAAATTGTTTTATCCAAATTTTGA
- the LOC100788604 gene encoding bifunctional 3-dehydroquinate dehydratase/shikimate dehydrogenase, chloroplastic isoform X6, protein MIVGLWCLRRCSQMTKNDLKIFFWTVSVNQMGSNQVWKHSVMVCAAITTHQYVSAEQIVNGMHQAKAEGADIVELRLDCITNFHSHHDLKIILQNKPLPVLIVNRPKWEGGLYEGDENKRLEALQLAVELSADFIDVELKAASCLPTLVEHMRNHNSHGKIIVSCYVDGTTPPHEVLLQLVELMQATGADIIKLVTLAADITEIKRIFSLFLYCQVPLIAYSVGERGLISQLLSPKFGGFFVYGSLAGNPIPGLPSLDSIQEAYKLEHVNADTKVFGLISKPVSHSRGPILHNPSFKDVNYNGIYVPMFVDDLKKFFSTYPSPDFSGFSVGIPYKEEVLRFCDEVHPLAQSIGAVNTIIRRPRDGKLVGYNTDCEAAITAIEDALIEHGCNDGEASLGSPLAGRLFVLVGAGGAGKALAFGAKSRGARLVIFDIDFEQNLLLVLYLVKLSLSKSWSTFSQRKGQFLRMQHL, encoded by the exons ATGATTGTTGGGTTATGGTGTTTGAGGAGGTGCTCACAAATGACGAAAAATGATCTAAAAATTTT TTTTTGGACTGTTTCTGTGAATCAAATGGGTAGTAACCAGGTGTGGAAACATTCTGTTATGGTTTGTGCTGCAATCACAACACACCAATATGTATCTGCTGAGCAGATTGTGAATGGCATGCATCAGGCAAAGGCAGAAGGAGCTGATATAGTGGAGCTTAGGCTTGACTGCATCACCAATTTCCACTCTCACCATGACCTCAAAATCATTCTCCAAAATAAGCCACTACCCGTGCTTATTGTTAACCG ACCAAAATGGGAAGGTGGTTTGTACGAGGGCGATGAGAACAAGCGGTTGGAAGCATTACAGCTTGCTGTGGAATTGAGTGCTGATTTCATAGACGTTGAGCTGAAG GCAGCTTCTTGTCTTCCAACCTTGGTGGAACATATGAGAAATCATAATAGTCATGGCAAAATCATTGTTTCCTGCTATGTGGATGGCACCACCCCTCCGCATGAAGTACTACTTCAACTTGTTGAACTAATGCAAGCTACTGGAGCAGATATCATCAAACTTGTCACACTTGCAGCTGATATAACcgaaattaaaagaatttttagcTTGTTTCTCTATTGCCAG GTACCGTTGATTGCTTATTCTGTTGGAGAAAGAGGATTAATAAGCCAGCTTCTGAGTCCAAAATTTGGCGGGTTCTTTGTCTATGGATCATTGGCAGGAAATCCAATCCCTGGTTTGCCTTCTCTTGACAGTATCCAAGAAGCCTATAAATTGGAACATGTAAATGCAGATACTAAAGTTTTTGGGCTCATCTCAAAACCAGTTAGCCACAGCAGAGGCCCTATATTGCATAATCCTTCCTTCAAAGATGTAAACTATAATGGAATCTATGTCCCCATGTTTGTTGATGATCTTAAAAAGTTCTTTAGTACCTATCCAAGCCCTGATTTTAGTGGTTTTAG TGTTGGGATTCCATATAAGGAAGAAGTGCTAAGGTTTTGCGATGAAGTCCATCCACTTGCTCAG TCTATAGGAGCAGTTAATACTATAATAAGGAGACCAAGAGATGGAAAACTTGTTGGTTATAATACAGATTGTGAGGCTGCAATTACTGCAATTGAGGATGCACTCATTG AGCATGGTTGCAATGATGGTGAAGCATCTTTAGGTTCACCCCTTGCTGGACGATTGTTTGTGCTAGTTGGTGCGGGAGGTGCAGGGAAAGCACTGGCATTTGGTGCTAAAAGCAGAGGAGCTCGTCTAGTCATCTTTGACATTGATTTTG AGCAAAATCTCTTGCTTGTGCTGTATTTGGTGAAGCTCAGCCTTTCAAAGAGTTGGTCAACTTTCAGCCAGAGAAAGGGGCAATTCTTGCGAATGCAACACCTGTAG
- the LOC100788604 gene encoding bifunctional 3-dehydroquinate dehydratase/shikimate dehydrogenase, chloroplastic isoform X5 produces the protein MIVGLWCLRRCSQMTKNDLKIFFWTVSVNQMGSNQVWKHSVMVCAAITTHQYVSAEQIVNGMHQAKAEGADIVELRLDCITNFHSHHDLKIILQNKPLPVLIVNRPKWEGGLYEGDENKRLEALQLAVELSADFIDVELKAASCLPTLVEHMRNHNSHGKIIVSCYVDGTTPPHEVLLQLVELMQATGADIIKLVTLAADITEIKRIFSLFLYCQVPLIAYSVGERGLISQLLSPKFGGFFVYGSLAGNPIPGLPSLDSIQEAYKLEHVNADTKVFGLISKPVSHSRGPILHNPSFKDVNYNGIYVPMFVDDLKKFFSTYPSPDFSGFSVGIPYKEEVLRFCDEVHPLAQSIGAVNTIIRRPRDGKLVGYNTDCEAAITAIEDALIEHGCNDGEASLGSPLAGRLFVLVGAGGAGKALAFGAKSRGARLVIFDIDFDRAKSLACAVFGEAQPFKELVNFQPEKGAILANATPVGMHPNTDRIPVAEVLHPLFK, from the exons ATGATTGTTGGGTTATGGTGTTTGAGGAGGTGCTCACAAATGACGAAAAATGATCTAAAAATTTT TTTTTGGACTGTTTCTGTGAATCAAATGGGTAGTAACCAGGTGTGGAAACATTCTGTTATGGTTTGTGCTGCAATCACAACACACCAATATGTATCTGCTGAGCAGATTGTGAATGGCATGCATCAGGCAAAGGCAGAAGGAGCTGATATAGTGGAGCTTAGGCTTGACTGCATCACCAATTTCCACTCTCACCATGACCTCAAAATCATTCTCCAAAATAAGCCACTACCCGTGCTTATTGTTAACCG ACCAAAATGGGAAGGTGGTTTGTACGAGGGCGATGAGAACAAGCGGTTGGAAGCATTACAGCTTGCTGTGGAATTGAGTGCTGATTTCATAGACGTTGAGCTGAAG GCAGCTTCTTGTCTTCCAACCTTGGTGGAACATATGAGAAATCATAATAGTCATGGCAAAATCATTGTTTCCTGCTATGTGGATGGCACCACCCCTCCGCATGAAGTACTACTTCAACTTGTTGAACTAATGCAAGCTACTGGAGCAGATATCATCAAACTTGTCACACTTGCAGCTGATATAACcgaaattaaaagaatttttagcTTGTTTCTCTATTGCCAG GTACCGTTGATTGCTTATTCTGTTGGAGAAAGAGGATTAATAAGCCAGCTTCTGAGTCCAAAATTTGGCGGGTTCTTTGTCTATGGATCATTGGCAGGAAATCCAATCCCTGGTTTGCCTTCTCTTGACAGTATCCAAGAAGCCTATAAATTGGAACATGTAAATGCAGATACTAAAGTTTTTGGGCTCATCTCAAAACCAGTTAGCCACAGCAGAGGCCCTATATTGCATAATCCTTCCTTCAAAGATGTAAACTATAATGGAATCTATGTCCCCATGTTTGTTGATGATCTTAAAAAGTTCTTTAGTACCTATCCAAGCCCTGATTTTAGTGGTTTTAG TGTTGGGATTCCATATAAGGAAGAAGTGCTAAGGTTTTGCGATGAAGTCCATCCACTTGCTCAG TCTATAGGAGCAGTTAATACTATAATAAGGAGACCAAGAGATGGAAAACTTGTTGGTTATAATACAGATTGTGAGGCTGCAATTACTGCAATTGAGGATGCACTCATTG AGCATGGTTGCAATGATGGTGAAGCATCTTTAGGTTCACCCCTTGCTGGACGATTGTTTGTGCTAGTTGGTGCGGGAGGTGCAGGGAAAGCACTGGCATTTGGTGCTAAAAGCAGAGGAGCTCGTCTAGTCATCTTTGACATTGATTTTG ATAGAGCAAAATCTCTTGCTTGTGCTGTATTTGGTGAAGCTCAGCCTTTCAAAGAGTTGGTCAACTTTCAGCCAGAGAAAGGGGCAATTCTTGCGAATGCAACACCTGTAGGAATGCATCCCAATACAGACAGAATTCCTGTGGCAGAGGTTCTACACCCTTTATTCAAGTAA
- the LOC100788604 gene encoding bifunctional 3-dehydroquinate dehydratase/shikimate dehydrogenase, chloroplastic isoform X1 — protein sequence MIVGLWCLRRCSQMTKNDLKIFFWTVSVNQMGSNQVWKHSVMVCAAITTHQYVSAEQIVNGMHQAKAEGADIVELRLDCITNFHSHHDLKIILQNKPLPVLIVNRPKWEGGLYEGDENKRLEALQLAVELSADFIDVELKAASCLPTLVEHMRNHNSHGKIIVSCYVDGTTPPHEVLLQLVELMQATGADIIKLVTLAADITEIKRIFSLFLYCQVPLIAYSVGERGLISQLLSPKFGGFFVYGSLAGNPIPGLPSLDSIQEAYKLEHVNADTKVFGLISKPVSHSRGPILHNPSFKDVNYNGIYVPMFVDDLKKFFSTYPSPDFSGFSVGIPYKEEVLRFCDEVHPLAQSIGAVNTIIRRPRDGKLVGYNTDCEAAITAIEDALIEHGCNDGEASLGSPLAGRLFVLVGAGGAGKALAFGAKSRGARLVIFDIDFDRAKSLACAVFGEAQPFKELVNFQPEKGAILANATPVGMHPNTDRIPVAEATLEDYRLVFDAVYTPRRTRLLNEADAAGAITVAGVEMFLRQAIGQFNLFTGLEAPEEFMREIVLSKF from the exons ATGATTGTTGGGTTATGGTGTTTGAGGAGGTGCTCACAAATGACGAAAAATGATCTAAAAATTTT TTTTTGGACTGTTTCTGTGAATCAAATGGGTAGTAACCAGGTGTGGAAACATTCTGTTATGGTTTGTGCTGCAATCACAACACACCAATATGTATCTGCTGAGCAGATTGTGAATGGCATGCATCAGGCAAAGGCAGAAGGAGCTGATATAGTGGAGCTTAGGCTTGACTGCATCACCAATTTCCACTCTCACCATGACCTCAAAATCATTCTCCAAAATAAGCCACTACCCGTGCTTATTGTTAACCG ACCAAAATGGGAAGGTGGTTTGTACGAGGGCGATGAGAACAAGCGGTTGGAAGCATTACAGCTTGCTGTGGAATTGAGTGCTGATTTCATAGACGTTGAGCTGAAG GCAGCTTCTTGTCTTCCAACCTTGGTGGAACATATGAGAAATCATAATAGTCATGGCAAAATCATTGTTTCCTGCTATGTGGATGGCACCACCCCTCCGCATGAAGTACTACTTCAACTTGTTGAACTAATGCAAGCTACTGGAGCAGATATCATCAAACTTGTCACACTTGCAGCTGATATAACcgaaattaaaagaatttttagcTTGTTTCTCTATTGCCAG GTACCGTTGATTGCTTATTCTGTTGGAGAAAGAGGATTAATAAGCCAGCTTCTGAGTCCAAAATTTGGCGGGTTCTTTGTCTATGGATCATTGGCAGGAAATCCAATCCCTGGTTTGCCTTCTCTTGACAGTATCCAAGAAGCCTATAAATTGGAACATGTAAATGCAGATACTAAAGTTTTTGGGCTCATCTCAAAACCAGTTAGCCACAGCAGAGGCCCTATATTGCATAATCCTTCCTTCAAAGATGTAAACTATAATGGAATCTATGTCCCCATGTTTGTTGATGATCTTAAAAAGTTCTTTAGTACCTATCCAAGCCCTGATTTTAGTGGTTTTAG TGTTGGGATTCCATATAAGGAAGAAGTGCTAAGGTTTTGCGATGAAGTCCATCCACTTGCTCAG TCTATAGGAGCAGTTAATACTATAATAAGGAGACCAAGAGATGGAAAACTTGTTGGTTATAATACAGATTGTGAGGCTGCAATTACTGCAATTGAGGATGCACTCATTG AGCATGGTTGCAATGATGGTGAAGCATCTTTAGGTTCACCCCTTGCTGGACGATTGTTTGTGCTAGTTGGTGCGGGAGGTGCAGGGAAAGCACTGGCATTTGGTGCTAAAAGCAGAGGAGCTCGTCTAGTCATCTTTGACATTGATTTTG ATAGAGCAAAATCTCTTGCTTGTGCTGTATTTGGTGAAGCTCAGCCTTTCAAAGAGTTGGTCAACTTTCAGCCAGAGAAAGGGGCAATTCTTGCGAATGCAACACCTGTAGGAATGCATCCCAATACAGACAGAATTCCTGTGGCAGAG GCTACTTTGGAAGACTACCGGTTAGTCTTTGATGCTGTGTATACTCCAAGAAGAACCAGATTGTTGAACGAAGCGGATGCTGCAGGAGCAATAACTGTGGCTGGGGTAGAAATGTTCCTAAGGCAGGCCATTGGTCAGTTCAATCTTTTCACTGGCCTAGAAG CACCTGAAGAATTTATGCGGGAAATTGTTTTATCCAAATTTTGA